The following coding sequences lie in one Sulfuricurvum sp. genomic window:
- a CDS encoding FAD-dependent oxidoreductase yields the protein MSKVYFSTWRGEQINNIGKSDDAWEKSAYNLPLEYNEHAHSKAFIGWDGVALFNPDVDVVRLATEYAAQYQVYSEACGRCAPGRWGGRILYDLLDKIARGEGSVSDMDHLKEVSKTMQETSKCEIGKTVPNPLLDLMTHFESEFMACITEQKPSKHYHMEDTNYIAKITAPCMDACPAHVDIPAYIEGVRDLRFDDSLMATRQTMPLAHTCGRVCPHPCETECRRTNLDEPISIMELKRLGADYETDHGFGFFHPSEKKPSVGKKVAVIGAGPAGLTGAYYLALDGIDVDVYEELPVLGGEVAVGVPEYRMPIDKYNQDIEAVRDLGVNFITNTKVNADMMRQFENDYDATLVATGTRISKKVYCDNERPEIQGYWGAIDFLDKVNLQVKYDIMVPEADQKRHMLPANFVDLTGKTLVCVGGGFTSMDVVRCAIRANAKKVVMLYRRDEATIIKNTTYEEYHEAVEEGVEFIFHSAVAKMNDENDVLKSLIIDRYELVPDPNGGRPQLEKIEGASFEMECDYLIPAVSQSADLKLIPEEWEIERTSWATIKTNGKDYMTSRKGIFAAGDCEYGPMTIVNAVGQAKRAASVMSRYVQTGEITLTDDEIMEDHLRKLKVYDKKEKIQGWLPGLPRQHSEVLTVEERRDNNREVKYGFTQEEALAEAERCMRCYYIAMVAH from the coding sequence GTGAGTAAAGTCTATTTCTCCACGTGGCGGGGCGAGCAAATTAACAACATCGGCAAAAGTGACGATGCTTGGGAAAAATCTGCTTATAACCTTCCGTTGGAATATAACGAACATGCCCATTCAAAAGCGTTCATCGGCTGGGACGGTGTAGCACTTTTTAATCCGGATGTTGACGTAGTTCGTTTAGCGACGGAGTATGCTGCGCAATATCAGGTGTATTCCGAAGCATGCGGACGTTGTGCACCAGGGCGATGGGGTGGCCGTATTTTATACGATTTACTCGATAAAATCGCTCGCGGAGAGGGGTCGGTATCCGATATGGATCACCTCAAAGAAGTGTCCAAAACGATGCAGGAAACGTCTAAATGTGAGATTGGTAAAACGGTTCCTAATCCGTTGCTCGATCTTATGACTCACTTCGAGTCGGAGTTTATGGCGTGTATTACCGAGCAAAAACCTTCCAAACATTATCACATGGAAGATACCAATTACATCGCAAAAATCACCGCACCGTGTATGGACGCATGTCCGGCTCATGTCGATATTCCGGCATATATCGAGGGTGTACGAGATTTGCGTTTTGACGATTCATTGATGGCAACGCGTCAAACGATGCCGTTGGCCCATACGTGCGGACGTGTTTGTCCACACCCGTGTGAGACAGAGTGCCGCCGTACCAACCTAGATGAGCCGATTTCGATCATGGAACTCAAACGTTTGGGCGCGGATTATGAGACCGATCACGGTTTCGGATTCTTTCACCCAAGTGAGAAAAAACCGTCTGTCGGTAAAAAAGTTGCCGTTATCGGTGCAGGTCCTGCAGGGTTGACGGGTGCTTATTATTTGGCACTTGACGGAATTGATGTCGATGTGTACGAAGAACTTCCGGTTCTCGGCGGTGAGGTAGCGGTCGGAGTTCCTGAATATCGTATGCCGATTGATAAATACAACCAAGATATCGAAGCAGTGCGTGATCTCGGGGTTAATTTCATCACCAATACCAAAGTCAATGCGGATATGATGCGTCAATTCGAAAACGACTACGATGCGACACTGGTAGCCACCGGAACCCGTATCTCTAAAAAAGTCTATTGTGATAATGAACGTCCTGAGATTCAGGGGTACTGGGGAGCAATCGACTTTTTAGATAAAGTCAATCTCCAAGTCAAATACGACATCATGGTACCGGAAGCCGATCAAAAACGTCATATGCTGCCGGCTAATTTTGTTGATTTAACCGGCAAAACATTGGTGTGCGTCGGGGGCGGATTCACCTCTATGGACGTTGTCCGATGTGCGATTCGTGCGAATGCAAAAAAAGTGGTTATGTTGTACCGTCGTGACGAAGCAACGATCATCAAAAATACGACGTATGAAGAGTATCACGAAGCGGTCGAAGAGGGTGTTGAATTTATATTCCACTCTGCGGTTGCAAAAATGAATGATGAGAACGATGTTCTAAAATCATTGATTATCGATCGTTATGAATTGGTTCCGGATCCGAACGGAGGACGTCCTCAGTTGGAAAAAATCGAAGGAGCTTCGTTTGAGATGGAGTGTGATTATCTCATTCCTGCCGTTTCGCAAAGTGCCGATTTGAAGCTGATTCCTGAAGAGTGGGAAATTGAACGTACCTCATGGGCAACGATCAAAACAAACGGGAAAGATTACATGACTTCCCGCAAAGGGATTTTTGCGGCGGGTGACTGCGAATACGGACCGATGACAATCGTTAATGCGGTCGGTCAGGCGAAGCGTGCGGCATCGGTCATGTCTCGTTACGTACAAACCGGCGAAATCACATTGACGGATGATGAGATTATGGAAGATCATCTCCGTAAACTCAAAGTTTACGATAAAAAAGAGAAAATCCAAGGTTGGCTTCCGGGCTTGCCGCGTCAGCACAGTGAAGTTCTGACAGTTGAGGAGCGGCGCGACAATAACCGTGAAGTCAAATACGGATTTACTCAGGAAGAAGCATTAGCTGAAGCAGAGCGCTGCATGCGCTGTTATTACATCGCGATGGTCGCACATTAA
- the nuoD gene encoding NADH dehydrogenase (quinone) subunit D, with the protein MQQANRLRPFFENITFDRDDNELILNFGPQHPSAHGQLRLMLHLQQEQITKAHPDIGYLHRGMEKMAENMIYNEFMPTTDRMDYIASSSNNYGFALAVEKLIGLEVPRRAKVIRMMLLETNRLMSHLFWLATTALDIGAMTVFLFAFREREYLMDLIEDYCGARLTHAAVRIGGVPLDLPDNFIADLRKFLDKLPENIKDYEDLLDSNRIWLMRMENVGVISKEMAQSWGCSGIMLRASGVEWDIRKEEPYELYDEVEFNVPVSDKGDNYARYKLYMAEMRESAKILYQVLDMYEGTSPELMAHAPQYISAPKIDIMTQNYSLMQHFVLVTQGMRPPVGEVYIATESPKGELGYYINSQGGAYPYRLKLRAPSFWHTGILTDLLPGHYIPDVVSIIGTTNIVFGEVDR; encoded by the coding sequence ATGCAACAAGCCAATAGACTTAGACCTTTTTTCGAAAATATTACCTTTGACCGAGACGACAATGAGTTGATTCTCAACTTCGGTCCTCAGCATCCATCGGCGCACGGACAATTACGTTTGATGCTCCATTTACAGCAAGAGCAGATCACGAAAGCCCATCCGGACATCGGGTATCTTCACCGCGGTATGGAGAAGATGGCGGAGAACATGATTTATAATGAATTTATGCCGACCACAGACCGTATGGACTACATCGCTTCAAGCTCAAACAACTACGGGTTTGCTTTGGCGGTAGAGAAATTGATCGGACTTGAAGTTCCTCGCCGTGCAAAAGTAATCCGCATGATGTTGCTTGAAACCAACCGACTTATGTCTCACCTTTTCTGGTTGGCGACAACGGCGCTGGATATCGGAGCGATGACCGTATTCTTGTTCGCATTCCGTGAGCGTGAATATCTGATGGATTTGATCGAAGATTACTGCGGTGCCCGTTTGACCCATGCTGCGGTTCGTATCGGTGGGGTTCCACTCGATTTGCCGGATAATTTTATCGCCGATCTTCGCAAATTCCTCGACAAATTGCCGGAGAATATTAAAGACTACGAAGACCTTCTCGACAGCAACCGTATCTGGTTGATGCGTATGGAAAATGTCGGTGTGATTTCAAAAGAGATGGCTCAAAGCTGGGGATGTTCAGGAATCATGCTCCGTGCTTCAGGGGTTGAGTGGGATATTCGTAAAGAAGAGCCGTATGAGCTTTACGATGAAGTAGAGTTCAATGTTCCGGTTTCGGATAAAGGGGATAACTATGCCCGTTATAAACTCTACATGGCAGAGATGCGCGAATCGGCAAAAATCCTGTATCAAGTCCTTGATATGTATGAGGGGACATCTCCGGAATTGATGGCGCATGCACCTCAATACATTTCGGCACCTAAAATCGATATCATGACTCAAAACTACTCGTTGATGCAACATTTTGTCCTTGTGACTCAAGGGATGCGTCCTCCGGTAGGGGAAGTATATATCGCGACCGAATCACCGAAAGGGGAGCTTGGTTATTACATCAACTCTCAAGGTGGAGCGTATCCGTACCGTCTTAAACTCCGTGCGCCGTCATTCTGGCACACCGGGATTTTGACAGATTTATTACCGGGGCACTACATTCCGGACGTTGTATCTATCATCGGGACGACTAACATCGTCTTCGGTGAAGTAGACCGCTAA
- a CDS encoding 2Fe-2S iron-sulfur cluster-binding protein, translating into MINFTINNQPVTALKGETILQAARKAGFYIPTMCYLEKTTPCASCRLCVVETDKTDGFILSCQTPPTEGLAVTIDSDRLQVERTNIMRLYDVNHPLECGVCDKSGACDLQNKTLEFGVSAQHFSAKDQHRAIEHWGMINYDPALCILCEKCVHVCNEIIGDDAITLQFGGYKSAVIPKNSEALDCTFCGECIAVCPVGALVSSDFQYTANAWELSQIPATCVHCSAGCSLNYEVKHTSTTNANDRIYRVTNNFEHMTLCGAGRFGFDFDHQSEKNEAEFEKAVDAIRNASAIRFSSLITNEEAMILQQLKKMLGIKLYNEEARAYQNFMAAYASVCGKMGFGGSLDAIKQSDGIIVVGGRITTDNPVVRYSMTSAARHNGAKVVYMHPIEDTLLQNVVTQFVKYEVGTEEGVIAMLASTLLRDADIDEEARNFFADLDEGYLCAESNVGDEEFSRIAKSLSRAKRKTLIIGSDVLTHKRAANIARLCAMIETYTEFSVVVVAPSVNTIGVSLICDLDVDNGGERVVGYNAEGEYTMGSIGDAMLKLPSLNSQEGTFVSINHQVLPTNVAVAFSGYTLNDLVNALGLKAVNTIDYTAQLPVSKGFNGSSFDELGNFYGALGEDNRGYILENIDVEISGSLEEIEDLPEFNGTVVYRCNPVNQFNAYTARTSQLEKEAALCGSAQFAAAAKIADGDKIQIVFAGEMQERIFKLDASLKGTIALVPAYDIAYGAMNEKYRFEKVKIMRMGNES; encoded by the coding sequence ATGATTAACTTTACAATTAACAATCAACCCGTAACGGCGCTTAAAGGAGAAACGATTCTCCAGGCAGCACGCAAAGCGGGCTTTTACATTCCGACAATGTGTTATCTTGAAAAAACGACTCCATGTGCATCATGTCGTTTATGTGTGGTAGAGACCGATAAAACAGACGGCTTCATCCTCAGTTGTCAAACTCCTCCGACGGAAGGATTGGCGGTAACGATTGATTCGGATCGTCTCCAAGTTGAGAGAACCAATATCATGCGTCTGTATGATGTCAATCATCCGTTAGAATGTGGTGTATGCGACAAATCAGGCGCGTGTGATCTTCAAAACAAAACGTTGGAGTTCGGAGTTTCTGCACAACATTTCAGTGCAAAAGATCAGCATCGTGCGATTGAACACTGGGGGATGATCAATTACGATCCCGCTTTGTGTATTTTGTGTGAAAAATGTGTCCATGTCTGTAATGAGATTATCGGTGATGATGCGATTACGCTCCAATTCGGCGGATACAAATCGGCTGTTATCCCGAAAAACAGTGAGGCACTTGATTGTACGTTCTGCGGTGAGTGTATCGCAGTATGTCCGGTCGGTGCGTTGGTGAGTTCTGATTTTCAGTACACGGCAAATGCGTGGGAACTAAGTCAGATTCCTGCAACCTGTGTCCATTGTTCGGCTGGATGCTCTCTAAATTATGAAGTGAAACATACGTCAACGACGAATGCAAACGATCGCATTTATCGCGTGACCAATAATTTTGAGCACATGACTCTATGCGGTGCCGGACGTTTCGGGTTTGATTTTGATCACCAAAGCGAAAAAAACGAAGCAGAGTTCGAAAAAGCCGTTGATGCGATCCGCAATGCCTCCGCTATCCGTTTTAGTTCATTGATTACGAATGAAGAAGCGATGATTCTTCAGCAGCTCAAAAAAATGTTAGGGATCAAACTCTACAACGAAGAGGCTCGTGCGTATCAAAATTTTATGGCAGCATACGCGTCTGTTTGCGGAAAAATGGGATTCGGCGGAAGTCTGGATGCGATCAAACAAAGTGACGGGATCATTGTCGTCGGTGGACGTATCACAACTGATAATCCGGTCGTTCGCTATTCAATGACAAGTGCGGCACGTCATAACGGGGCGAAAGTCGTTTACATGCACCCGATTGAAGATACGTTGCTTCAAAACGTTGTGACACAATTTGTCAAATACGAAGTAGGAACGGAAGAGGGTGTAATCGCGATGTTGGCGTCTACACTTCTTCGTGATGCCGATATCGATGAAGAGGCGCGTAACTTTTTCGCGGATCTTGATGAGGGCTATCTGTGTGCAGAGAGCAATGTCGGGGATGAAGAATTCAGCCGGATTGCTAAATCGTTGAGCAGAGCAAAACGAAAAACGCTGATCATCGGAAGCGATGTGTTAACCCACAAACGTGCTGCAAACATAGCTCGTTTATGTGCAATGATCGAAACGTATACTGAGTTCTCTGTTGTTGTCGTCGCTCCGAGCGTCAATACAATCGGTGTTTCATTGATTTGTGATCTCGATGTCGATAACGGCGGTGAGCGTGTTGTGGGTTATAATGCAGAAGGCGAGTATACGATGGGCTCCATCGGTGATGCAATGCTGAAACTCCCTTCTCTAAACTCACAAGAAGGGACGTTTGTAAGTATCAATCACCAAGTGCTTCCGACAAACGTCGCAGTAGCCTTTAGCGGGTATACGTTAAATGATCTTGTGAATGCATTAGGGTTGAAAGCGGTAAACACCATTGATTATACAGCTCAACTTCCGGTCTCAAAAGGATTTAACGGATCGTCTTTCGATGAATTAGGAAATTTTTACGGTGCACTCGGAGAAGATAACCGCGGTTATATTTTAGAAAATATAGATGTTGAAATCAGCGGTTCTTTGGAAGAGATTGAAGATTTACCGGAGTTTAACGGCACCGTTGTTTACCGATGTAATCCGGTTAATCAGTTTAACGCGTACACCGCGCGTACATCACAGCTCGAAAAAGAGGCAGCTTTATGCGGTTCAGCCCAATTTGCGGCTGCTGCAAAAATCGCTGATGGTGATAAAATTCAAATTGTATTTGCAGGTGAGATGCAAGAGAGAATTTTCAAATTGGATGCATCACTGAAGGGTACCATAGCATTGGTACCGGCATACGATATCGCATACGGTGCGATGAATGAAAAATATCGTTTTGAAAAGGTGAAAATTATGAGGATGGGGAATGAATCATGA
- a CDS encoding NADH-quinone oxidoreductase subunit B family protein: MAQHQVNYLKDGGLPVALTTIDKVVNWGRSNSIWALTYGLACCGIEMMASGASRYDFDRFGTIFRASPRQAELMVVAGTLTKKHAEFIRRLYDQMTEPKWVISMGSCANTGGMFNTYATVQGVDRVIPVDLYLPGCAPRPETLQYAVLLLQQKIRKESASRAQKPKRLM, from the coding sequence ATGGCACAACATCAAGTAAATTATCTAAAAGACGGCGGACTTCCCGTCGCATTGACGACAATCGACAAAGTAGTCAACTGGGGTCGATCAAACTCTATCTGGGCATTGACATACGGTTTGGCATGCTGCGGTATCGAAATGATGGCTTCCGGGGCATCCCGTTATGACTTTGACCGTTTCGGTACGATTTTCCGTGCATCACCGCGTCAAGCGGAACTGATGGTTGTCGCGGGAACGTTGACGAAAAAACATGCGGAGTTCATTCGCCGTTTGTACGATCAAATGACAGAACCTAAATGGGTTATCTCTATGGGTTCATGTGCCAATACCGGCGGTATGTTCAATACCTATGCAACGGTTCAAGGGGTCGATCGTGTTATCCCTGTCGATCTTTATTTGCCGGGATGTGCACCGCGTCCTGAAACCTTGCAATATGCCGTATTGTTGTTACAACAAAAAATTCGTAAAGAGAGCGCATCACGTGCTCAAAAACCAAAAAGGCTGATGTAA
- a CDS encoding NAD(P)H-quinone oxidoreductase subunit 3, with the protein MEHYHVANPYFGVFVLFVLTFGAFYATTVIARLASRALAAKDTEKIKLSVYECGPEVTKQPNRISTQFYLFALLFLLFDVEIVFMFPWAIDFKLLGWFGFTEMMMFIVLLAIGFVYAWKKGALEWHNIK; encoded by the coding sequence ATGGAGCATTACCACGTAGCAAATCCTTATTTTGGGGTATTTGTACTGTTTGTGTTAACGTTTGGAGCATTCTATGCTACAACGGTCATCGCACGCTTAGCCAGCCGCGCTCTAGCGGCCAAAGATACTGAAAAAATAAAACTCTCGGTCTACGAATGCGGACCGGAGGTCACCAAACAGCCGAACCGTATTTCGACACAGTTTTACCTGTTTGCGTTGTTGTTTTTATTGTTTGATGTGGAAATTGTTTTCATGTTTCCGTGGGCAATTGATTTTAAATTACTCGGATGGTTCGGCTTTACGGAGATGATGATGTTCATCGTATTGTTGGCTATCGGTTTTGTTTATGCGTGGAAAAAAGGGGCACTCGAATGGCACAACATCAAGTAA
- a CDS encoding long-chain-fatty-acid--CoA ligase gives MIHYPYENFYEMLFLITEEKSSKKVIFIEDKSYTYTQFLESVDRLARALELVCVGKGDRVALICPNSAEFVMSVFAVSKLGAVIVPINTMLKNEEYRYILDDCGAKILITASKFAKEVDGLCESVASIEHTIWIDKAPKENTCHLVLDEILTNHLHIHTPSLAKLDDTAVIFYTSGTTGHPKGAMISNRNLFSNFVAARERFDLSTNDRFIVYLPMFHSFTFAIMVVLPFFMRSSLVIVPSILPFSNIIKQTLLKRVTVFMGVPDIYNALIRAKLPWYFLWFNSIRIFVSGGSALSEDTLSKFKATFRRATMLEGYGLSECSPAVAVNPIEKQKTLSVGLPLYGYKVKIVNEEMMELPIGEAGELIVSGDCVMQGYLNNPEATAETIQNGWLRTGDIAKVDEEGYVYIVDRIKDLIISKGINIYPRQIEEQMMLLPSIKLAAVIGVNDPHSGEVPIAFIELEEGYEKTTASEIKGQLKEHLAAFKIPKTITVVESLPKTATGKVLKRVLKQGNY, from the coding sequence TTGATCCACTATCCGTATGAGAATTTTTATGAAATGCTTTTTCTCATTACCGAGGAAAAGTCATCCAAGAAGGTTATCTTTATCGAGGATAAGAGTTATACGTATACCCAATTTTTAGAGAGTGTTGATCGGCTGGCGCGTGCACTCGAACTTGTTTGTGTAGGAAAAGGGGATAGGGTTGCCCTTATCTGTCCTAACAGTGCAGAATTTGTAATGAGTGTTTTCGCCGTTAGCAAGCTCGGTGCGGTAATCGTACCGATTAACACGATGCTGAAAAATGAGGAGTATCGCTATATTCTGGATGACTGCGGTGCAAAAATATTGATTACCGCATCTAAGTTTGCCAAAGAGGTGGATGGTTTATGCGAAAGTGTTGCCTCAATCGAACATACGATATGGATCGATAAAGCACCGAAGGAGAATACGTGCCATCTGGTGTTGGATGAAATTCTTACCAACCATCTGCATATACATACCCCAAGCCTGGCAAAGCTCGATGATACGGCCGTCATTTTTTACACGTCCGGTACGACGGGACACCCCAAGGGTGCGATGATCAGCAACCGTAATCTTTTCTCCAATTTTGTAGCAGCTCGCGAGAGATTTGATTTGAGCACAAATGACCGCTTTATCGTCTATCTGCCGATGTTTCACTCGTTTACATTTGCTATCATGGTTGTGTTACCGTTTTTTATGCGTTCTTCCCTTGTCATTGTTCCATCGATTTTGCCGTTTAGCAATATCATCAAACAAACCTTATTGAAACGGGTAACAGTATTTATGGGGGTTCCTGATATTTACAATGCACTTATCCGTGCGAAGCTTCCGTGGTATTTTTTGTGGTTCAATTCGATACGTATTTTTGTGTCCGGAGGTTCGGCACTGAGTGAAGACACTTTGAGCAAATTCAAAGCGACCTTCAGGCGTGCGACGATGCTGGAAGGGTATGGACTGAGTGAATGTTCTCCTGCGGTAGCGGTTAATCCGATTGAGAAACAAAAAACGCTTTCGGTCGGTTTGCCCCTTTATGGCTATAAAGTTAAAATAGTCAATGAGGAGATGATGGAACTTCCGATTGGAGAAGCGGGTGAATTAATCGTCAGTGGAGATTGTGTGATGCAAGGGTATTTGAACAATCCGGAAGCAACTGCAGAGACGATCCAAAACGGCTGGCTTCGCACAGGCGATATCGCAAAAGTCGATGAGGAAGGCTATGTTTATATCGTTGATCGGATTAAAGATTTGATCATCTCTAAAGGGATAAACATTTATCCCCGGCAGATTGAAGAACAAATGATGTTGCTTCCTTCTATCAAGCTGGCTGCGGTTATCGGTGTGAATGATCCTCATAGTGGAGAAGTTCCCATCGCTTTTATTGAGCTTGAAGAGGGATATGAAAAAACGACAGCGTCTGAAATAAAGGGACAGCTTAAAGAACATCTTGCTGCGTTTAAAATCCCTAAAACCATAACCGTGGTAGAATCATTACCGAAGACCGCAACAGGAAAAGTACTCAAACGAGTCTTAAAACAAGGAAACTATTGA
- a CDS encoding ATP-binding protein — protein sequence MKYLIDFLENKTIEKTHIFSQLKCTVEEAKILQLLTRKFLQSQEDVIVAELLQELHGADDYSYLSHFGEVKTLLELGWITHHSFTPIKISDMSHLELYNTPVALTSVFMKLLEEGSLEMTLPDIKPYADHLEYLQDQFFRIELYQKMSIIRHNGNEHSLGINRIQNKLDLLEKRIDERIAQTSLDVVLDRFFKQKKLEPKEQVIFLALLKEEYSATEGNLREMNTLIDLISFDDYERIKNRALLEDGARLINEEVIDYEEMLNPFGGISRAFYIVDEVLQSIMHPQKKKKVRKLKLDMLIKEQEIFELIEPTTSLENVVLNPTTEQTLQNLMRQLDREVISRLHEWGIKDKKAGIDARIIFYGPPGTGKTLTAHSLSRSLKRQVLSFDCSKILSMYVGESEKNVRKIFDTYADLTRQTKTEPILLLNEADQFLSSRSAGIGSSADQMHNQMQNIFLEQIEKFQGILIATTNLLENIDQAFSRRFNYKIEFKKPDQKQRLTLWNMMLPKNAPYEKGFDIEKLAAYPLTGGQINLIVKNTAYHVAARKEGIFKHEDFIAEIQKERSGSFEGEKSMGFINH from the coding sequence TTGAAATACCTTATCGATTTTCTAGAAAACAAAACCATTGAAAAAACCCATATCTTTTCGCAGCTCAAATGTACGGTAGAAGAGGCAAAAATTTTGCAGCTTTTGACCCGGAAATTTTTACAGTCTCAAGAAGATGTTATTGTCGCCGAACTTCTCCAAGAACTTCACGGTGCGGATGATTATTCGTATCTTAGCCACTTTGGAGAGGTAAAAACGTTGTTGGAACTAGGGTGGATTACCCATCACTCTTTTACCCCGATCAAAATCAGCGATATGTCACACCTGGAGCTTTATAACACGCCGGTCGCACTTACATCGGTCTTTATGAAACTCCTCGAAGAGGGGTCGTTAGAAATGACGCTTCCCGACATCAAACCTTACGCCGATCATTTGGAATATCTGCAAGATCAGTTTTTCCGTATCGAGCTGTATCAAAAGATGTCGATTATCCGCCACAACGGGAATGAACATTCTCTGGGGATTAACCGTATCCAAAACAAGCTCGATCTTCTCGAAAAACGGATTGATGAGCGGATTGCTCAGACATCGCTGGATGTAGTATTGGATCGTTTTTTCAAACAAAAGAAACTGGAACCCAAAGAGCAGGTGATTTTTTTAGCACTGCTCAAAGAGGAGTACAGTGCTACCGAAGGGAATCTGCGGGAAATGAATACTCTGATCGATTTGATCAGCTTTGACGATTACGAGCGGATCAAAAACCGTGCTCTTCTCGAAGACGGTGCCCGCCTGATTAACGAAGAAGTGATTGACTATGAGGAGATGCTGAACCCGTTCGGCGGAATCAGCCGTGCTTTTTACATCGTCGATGAGGTGCTTCAGTCGATTATGCATCCGCAGAAAAAGAAAAAAGTGCGCAAACTCAAACTTGATATGCTGATTAAAGAGCAGGAGATTTTCGAGCTGATCGAACCGACGACGTCACTTGAAAATGTCGTTTTGAACCCTACAACGGAACAAACGCTTCAAAACTTGATGCGTCAACTCGATCGGGAAGTGATTTCACGACTCCATGAATGGGGGATCAAAGATAAAAAAGCGGGGATTGACGCCCGTATTATATTTTACGGCCCTCCGGGTACGGGGAAAACCCTTACGGCGCATTCATTGTCACGATCATTGAAACGGCAGGTACTTAGCTTCGACTGTTCTAAAATCCTCTCGATGTATGTGGGCGAATCGGAAAAAAATGTTCGCAAAATTTTTGATACCTATGCCGATTTGACCCGCCAAACAAAAACCGAGCCGATTTTATTGCTAAACGAAGCCGATCAGTTTCTCTCGTCCCGTTCAGCCGGGATCGGTTCCTCTGCCGACCAGATGCACAATCAGATGCAAAACATCTTTTTGGAACAGATCGAAAAATTTCAGGGCATCCTGATCGCAACGACCAATTTGCTCGAAAACATCGATCAGGCATTTTCACGCCGTTTCAACTACAAAATCGAGTTTAAAAAACCGGATCAAAAACAGCGTCTTACGTTATGGAATATGATGCTTCCTAAAAATGCGCCGTACGAAAAAGGATTTGACATTGAAAAACTGGCAGCTTATCCGCTCACGGGAGGACAAATCAACCTGATTGTCAAAAATACGGCGTATCACGTTGCTGCGAGAAAAGAAGGGATATTCAAGCATGAAGATTTCATTGCCGAGATCCAAAAAGAGCGTTCGGGGAGCTTCGAAGGGGAGAAATCGATGGGGTTCATTAACCACTAA
- a CDS encoding NADH-quinone oxidoreductase subunit C — translation MRAYTPKDDVQKKPYYTDRYWVAPQVAKSDVSEDAVFAADLEAIKSKFDVLDAYIQVGQMVVIINAADNFGVIEMMKNELDYNQLSEMSAIDWLATEGKFEIFYQMLSMSKRKRVRVKCKIGEKESIQSVEKLFRSADWSEREMYDMFGVVVNNHPFMKRILMPDDWEGFPLRKTYPLQGDEFAQWYEVDKIFGKEAREIIGPENRDPARVDRYDTERFSRLGHEVPRGADISQGEPDTPLCYQENDGVFLIEKFDAEKSVVISDRDR, via the coding sequence ATGAGAGCTTACACCCCTAAAGACGACGTACAGAAAAAACCGTACTACACGGACCGCTATTGGGTAGCTCCTCAAGTAGCAAAAAGCGATGTCAGTGAAGATGCGGTATTTGCAGCAGACCTTGAGGCAATCAAGTCAAAATTTGACGTATTGGATGCGTATATCCAAGTGGGTCAAATGGTGGTCATCATCAACGCAGCGGATAATTTCGGTGTTATCGAGATGATGAAAAATGAGCTTGATTATAATCAACTCTCGGAAATGTCTGCAATTGATTGGTTGGCAACGGAAGGGAAATTTGAAATTTTCTACCAAATGCTCAGCATGTCTAAACGCAAGCGTGTTCGCGTGAAATGTAAAATCGGTGAGAAAGAGTCAATCCAAAGTGTTGAGAAACTTTTCCGTTCAGCCGATTGGTCCGAGCGTGAAATGTACGATATGTTCGGTGTAGTCGTTAACAACCATCCGTTTATGAAACGTATTTTAATGCCGGATGACTGGGAAGGATTCCCGCTTCGTAAAACCTATCCGCTTCAAGGGGATGAGTTTGCACAATGGTATGAAGTCGATAAAATCTTCGGTAAAGAGGCACGTGAGATTATCGGGCCTGAAAACCGCGATCCGGCACGGGTTGACCGATACGATACCGAACGATTCTCACGATTGGGTCATGAAGTACCGCGTGGTGCAGATATCAGTCAGGGCGAACCGGATACTCCATTATGTTACCAAGAGAACGATGGTGTCTTCTTGATCGAAAAATTTGACGCAGAGAAGAGTGTCGTGATCTCTGATCGCGACCGTTAA
- a CDS encoding NADH-ubiquinone oxidoreductase subunit E family protein has protein sequence MKRYDLRHLKENFYDRMSDIIKQEPANGEVLIFLFEIGDFTPIQKSADLVKELGCELMNSLKFNEADWTIVVKK, from the coding sequence GTGAAACGTTACGATTTACGTCATTTGAAAGAAAATTTTTACGATCGCATGTCTGATATTATCAAACAAGAACCTGCAAACGGAGAAGTACTGATCTTTTTGTTTGAAATTGGTGATTTTACCCCGATTCAAAAATCGGCTGATTTGGTTAAAGAGCTTGGGTGTGAACTCATGAATTCGTTGAAGTTTAACGAAGCCGACTGGACCATTGTGGTCAAAAAATAA